From a single Cyclobacterium marinum DSM 745 genomic region:
- a CDS encoding SIMPL domain-containing protein, whose amino-acid sequence MKNILAIVCLMIGFQMFSYAQETTKISVEGNSELKILPDEALINVSLKEKALKTAEATEGLNQKAAEVTKALKKSGVENYELKADNYYINVNRVYTKGTSKDSGYVASQNLKILVKNTEEDLVKIMEALHANIDMGFQLSFQLSDSKRKEYQDELLRMALLDAKSKAMTIANTLDLGAITVQEVIYGSGGNIYQPKVYRNEAMMVSADNQRTAPTIQPDEQTLSDQIKVVFTFSKE is encoded by the coding sequence ATGAAAAATATATTGGCGATAGTGTGCTTAATGATAGGCTTTCAAATGTTTTCTTATGCACAGGAAACCACGAAAATTAGCGTAGAGGGTAACAGTGAGCTTAAAATATTGCCTGATGAAGCTTTGATCAATGTATCATTAAAAGAGAAGGCTTTGAAAACGGCGGAGGCTACTGAAGGGCTGAATCAAAAAGCTGCTGAAGTGACCAAGGCACTTAAGAAAAGCGGTGTGGAAAATTACGAGCTAAAAGCAGATAATTATTATATCAATGTTAACAGGGTCTATACAAAAGGGACTTCTAAGGACAGTGGATATGTGGCCAGTCAAAATTTAAAAATATTGGTAAAAAATACAGAAGAAGACTTGGTCAAAATCATGGAAGCTTTGCATGCCAATATAGATATGGGCTTCCAATTGAGTTTTCAGCTTTCAGATAGCAAAAGGAAAGAATACCAAGATGAGTTGTTGCGAATGGCCTTATTGGATGCTAAAAGTAAAGCCATGACCATAGCCAATACACTTGATTTAGGAGCAATAACTGTTCAAGAAGTAATCTACGGTTCTGGAGGGAATATATATCAGCCTAAAGTTTATAGAAATGAAGCCATGATGGTAAGTGCTGACAACCAAAGGACAGCACCAACCATTCAGCCAGACGAACAAACCTTAAGTGACCAGATAAAAGTGGTATTTACTTTTTCAAAAGAATAA
- a CDS encoding MarR family winged helix-turn-helix transcriptional regulator, with amino-acid sequence MKIEEEIKQSLFKDGYTKAVVNLLFTQSYLVSRQSRIFKPHDISAEQYNVLRILRGRSPKPITVSSIQERMLNKMSNASRLVEKLKQKEMVKRTECPKDRRQVDVVITEKGLDLLALLDKEVKQFNMDTIHLDEGEVEQLNHLLDKLRG; translated from the coding sequence ATGAAAATTGAAGAGGAAATAAAACAAAGTCTATTTAAAGACGGATATACCAAAGCAGTAGTGAATTTATTGTTCACACAAAGCTATTTGGTGAGCCGTCAAAGTAGGATTTTTAAGCCTCATGATATCTCTGCAGAACAGTACAATGTCCTTAGAATTTTGAGAGGGAGGTCTCCCAAACCAATCACTGTTTCATCGATTCAAGAGAGAATGCTCAATAAAATGAGTAATGCCTCAAGACTGGTGGAAAAGCTCAAGCAGAAAGAAATGGTGAAGCGTACCGAATGTCCCAAAGACCGGAGGCAAGTGGATGTAGTGATTACTGAAAAGGGGTTGGATCTTTTAGCGCTACTTGACAAAGAAGTAAAGCAATTTAATATGGATACGATTCATCTCGATGAGGGTGAGGTAGAACAATTAAATCACTTATTGGATAAGCTTAGGGGTTGA